One window from the genome of Bacillus rossius redtenbacheri isolate Brsri chromosome 12, Brsri_v3, whole genome shotgun sequence encodes:
- the LOC134537935 gene encoding uncharacterized protein LOC134537935 isoform X2, whose translation MMGEHNSVSSRLKEACPGIVVVKCICHSAHLCASEACKVLPRSCEDMAREIYNFLKSSAKRQSELKEFQTFLDMEPLKMLHPSQTRWLSLVAVVQRILEQWDALKLYFTDCWLSQRLLSAENIFNALHDPFLKLYFMFLSWVLPKFTKFNEFFQTKNVVITELHTQLRDLYTDILLSFMKRDYVMKTPLEEVDPALEKYHLPDTEMYLGVKVLQHIDKPEITSKPDIRCHFFHRCRTFLTVAAQEIRKRYNMNDPVLSKLSYLQPKAALSPVFRVNCPSLLPLVKVVPRIVSCDDDASLQRLDDQWRELPFSRARLPEDIDDVNSPDIFWNMLLKPSCDTQEAHFKELATFALHVLSLPHSNADCERVFSQV comes from the exons ATGATGGGTGAACATAATTCAGTATCATCTCGTCTCAAAGAAGCTTGTCCTGGGATCGTGGTGGTTAAGTGCATTTGTCATTCGGCACATCTGTGTGCTAGTGAAGCATGTAAAGTGCTTCCTCGGTCTTGTGAAGATATGGCTCGTGAAATATACAATTTCTTGAAGAGCAGTGCTAAACGACAGAGTGAGCTGAAAGAGTTTCAAACATTTCTTGACATGGAACCTTTGAAAATGCTTCATCCCTCGCAGACCAGGTGGTTGTCTTTGGTGGCAGTTGTTCAACGCATTTTGGAGCAGTGGGATgctttgaaattgtattttacagACTGTTGGTTGTCACAGAGACTCTTAAGTGCAGAAAACATCTTCAATGCACTTCACGATCcttttttgaaactgtatttcatGTTCCTTTCATGGGTTCTTCCGAAATTCACAAAATTCAACGAATTTTTCCAGACGAAGAATGTTGTTATTACAGAACTACATACCCAATTAAGAGATCTCTATACTGACATTCTCCTTAGTTTCATGAAAAGGGACTATGTCATGAAAACACCACTCGAGGAAGTCGATCCTGCCCTGGAGAAGTATCATCTTCCAGACACTGAGATGTATTTAGGAGTTAAAGTCCTGCAGCACATTGATAAACCAGAAATCACTTCCAAGCCCGATATTCGCTGTCATTTCTTTCACAGGTGTAGAACTTTCCTCACG GTTGCTGCGCAAGAAATAAGAAAAAGATATAATATGAATGATCCGGTTCTGTCGAAACTTAGCTACCTGCAACCTAAAGCAGCTCTTTCACCAGTATTCAGGGTTAACTGCCCTTCCCTTCTTCCACTAGTAAAAGTAGTCCCAAGAATTGTTTCTTGTGATGATGATGCAAGTTTACAGCGTCTTGATGATCAGTGGAGGGAGCTTCCATTTTCAAGGGCAAGGCTTCCAGAAGATATTGATGATGTAAACAGTCCTGACATTTTCTGGAATATGCTTCTGAAACCAAGCTGTGACACACAAGAAGCTCATTTCAAAGAATTGGCTACATTTGCACTTCATGTGCTTAGTCTCCCGCACTCTAATGCAGACTGTGAAAGAGTCTTCAGTCAGGTATGA
- the LOC134537935 gene encoding uncharacterized protein LOC134537935 isoform X1 — protein MMGEHNSVSSRLKEACPGIVVVKCICHSAHLCASEACKVLPRSCEDMAREIYNFLKSSAKRQSELKEFQTFLDMEPLKMLHPSQTRWLSLVAVVQRILEQWDALKLYFTDCWLSQRLLSAENIFNALHDPFLKLYFMFLSWVLPKFTKFNEFFQTKNVVITELHTQLRDLYTDILLSFMKRDYVMKTPLEEVDPALEKYHLPDTEMYLGVKVLQHIDKPEITSKPDIRCHFFHRCRTFLTVAAQEIRKRYNMNDPVLSKLSYLQPKAALSPVFRVNCPSLLPLVKVVPRIVSCDDDASLQRLDDQWRELPFSRARLPEDIDDVNSPDIFWNMLLKPSCDTQEAHFKELATFALHVLSLPHSNADCERVFSQVNLVKTKVRNRLLPKTVNGALLASECVKESGTCALFRPTAEMLSRMTSANLYASSAPENDIVDILFEKDD, from the exons ATGATGGGTGAACATAATTCAGTATCATCTCGTCTCAAAGAAGCTTGTCCTGGGATCGTGGTGGTTAAGTGCATTTGTCATTCGGCACATCTGTGTGCTAGTGAAGCATGTAAAGTGCTTCCTCGGTCTTGTGAAGATATGGCTCGTGAAATATACAATTTCTTGAAGAGCAGTGCTAAACGACAGAGTGAGCTGAAAGAGTTTCAAACATTTCTTGACATGGAACCTTTGAAAATGCTTCATCCCTCGCAGACCAGGTGGTTGTCTTTGGTGGCAGTTGTTCAACGCATTTTGGAGCAGTGGGATgctttgaaattgtattttacagACTGTTGGTTGTCACAGAGACTCTTAAGTGCAGAAAACATCTTCAATGCACTTCACGATCcttttttgaaactgtatttcatGTTCCTTTCATGGGTTCTTCCGAAATTCACAAAATTCAACGAATTTTTCCAGACGAAGAATGTTGTTATTACAGAACTACATACCCAATTAAGAGATCTCTATACTGACATTCTCCTTAGTTTCATGAAAAGGGACTATGTCATGAAAACACCACTCGAGGAAGTCGATCCTGCCCTGGAGAAGTATCATCTTCCAGACACTGAGATGTATTTAGGAGTTAAAGTCCTGCAGCACATTGATAAACCAGAAATCACTTCCAAGCCCGATATTCGCTGTCATTTCTTTCACAGGTGTAGAACTTTCCTCACG GTTGCTGCGCAAGAAATAAGAAAAAGATATAATATGAATGATCCGGTTCTGTCGAAACTTAGCTACCTGCAACCTAAAGCAGCTCTTTCACCAGTATTCAGGGTTAACTGCCCTTCCCTTCTTCCACTAGTAAAAGTAGTCCCAAGAATTGTTTCTTGTGATGATGATGCAAGTTTACAGCGTCTTGATGATCAGTGGAGGGAGCTTCCATTTTCAAGGGCAAGGCTTCCAGAAGATATTGATGATGTAAACAGTCCTGACATTTTCTGGAATATGCTTCTGAAACCAAGCTGTGACACACAAGAAGCTCATTTCAAAGAATTGGCTACATTTGCACTTCATGTGCTTAGTCTCCCGCACTCTAATGCAGACTGTGAAAGAGTCTTCAGTCAG GTAAATCTAGTGAAAACCAAAGTACGAAATCGCCTCCTTCCAAAAACAGTGAACGGAGCTTTGCTTGCTTCCGAGTGTGTGAAGGAAAGTGGTACCTGTGCATTGTTTCGCCCTACAGCTGAAATGTTATCGCGCATGACATCAGCAAACTTGTATGCATCCAGTGCACCAGAAAACGATATTGTGGATATTCTCTTCGAAAAGGATGACTGA